The Cystobacter fuscus DSM 2262 genome includes a region encoding these proteins:
- a CDS encoding HNH endonuclease, translating into MGASLNSPQVKQQLDEIQADAKAASRELQLDIAQAALDAAGLVDPTPISDAAGALLSAARGDWFGAGMSLVSMIPYAGDAIGKTAKGAELLAKMARLKERIADNLVRAKQVVTNALKSDAASIRANKALAKAERIEDGLVNGCPVGGNRFGTQSPRNGWAGERGDSAWDPATSGMDADRLKAIESVTGGKPIPFEKGYPDFSDYTHQLTDAAGNKLPARVEIPMKGDNGVDFPAARQAMAERLGVEKFNEPRGYTWHHHPDGVTMELIPSSLHNNVPHSGGAALARDPGY; encoded by the coding sequence ATGGGAGCCAGTCTCAACAGCCCGCAGGTCAAACAACAGCTCGACGAAATTCAGGCCGATGCCAAGGCGGCTAGCCGTGAGTTGCAGCTCGACATCGCGCAAGCGGCGCTCGATGCCGCGGGCCTGGTCGACCCGACGCCGATTAGCGATGCCGCGGGCGCACTGCTCAGCGCCGCCCGCGGTGACTGGTTCGGCGCCGGCATGTCGCTGGTCTCGATGATTCCCTACGCCGGAGATGCAATCGGCAAGACGGCCAAGGGCGCCGAGTTGCTCGCCAAGATGGCCAGGCTGAAGGAGCGTATCGCCGACAACCTCGTGCGCGCCAAGCAGGTCGTCACCAATGCGCTGAAGAGCGACGCCGCCTCGATACGCGCGAACAAGGCTCTGGCCAAAGCGGAGCGCATCGAGGATGGCTTGGTCAACGGCTGCCCGGTTGGTGGCAACCGGTTTGGCACCCAATCACCGCGCAATGGCTGGGCCGGCGAGCGTGGCGACAGCGCCTGGGATCCCGCCACATCCGGCATGGACGCGGATCGTCTGAAAGCGATCGAATCGGTGACCGGTGGCAAGCCCATCCCGTTCGAGAAGGGCTACCCGGACTTTTCCGACTACACTCACCAACTGACCGATGCGGCTGGCAACAAGCTGCCGGCGCGGGTGGAGATTCCGATGAAGGGCGACAACGGCGTCGACTTCCCGGCCGCACGACAGGCGATGGCCGAGCGTCTCGGTGTGGAGAAGTTCAATGAACCGCGTGGCTACACCTGGCATCACCATCCGGACGGCGTGACGATGGAGTTGATTCCCTCGTCCTTGCACAACAATGTGCCGCACAGCGGCGGCGCCGCACTGGCGCGCGACCCAGGCTATTGA
- a CDS encoding efflux RND transporter permease subunit, giving the protein MRFRVDVGKGMEHFTRLSYRHPGRVLAGVLAVALLAGLLASRLGFHGSFVELLPANTVEVRDLEAVSRKAGGDGYLVLRAMGASPEELRRFAQALAPRLEALEEVRYVEYRYDTRFFSDRALLLLSAPKLQALRKDLEEAVRQHKRAANPLYVDLGAETTPPLSFEEVARRHAPKLGVSEYLSSPDGRELYLFVKPAGLAGDLVFAQRLVTRVRETSAEVARGFAGVKTDATGAHVLRLEEDRRMREDLTRASLLSGIIAALIVAVSCRRLTALLVVGAPVGVGLLVTFAMVQVTIGYLNIITGFLVAILIGLGIEYGLHLAMRYAEERRGLPAEAALREAVQGTWAGALTSASTNAAAFAALTLAEFQAFAQFGWIAAAGVLSTVLATYLVGPSLIALAERLRPLRAAQPLPARPPRPPRGPVPRSLLVAVVVGVCALVAYSASVAGSLGFEPDMRKLRGEFAATRLDDHIIAQLGRRHAPTVFLTPDVAQAERLASALRELEARHGEDRIFSEVASLSDFLPRTGADVEAERATLRAFVDRLPEAARESEKVRPALERLEALLAAKPYGVEALPAEVRRRFTALDGEGSFVMAFKNESLSDTDALHRFGAQMEELREVARARGLEVQVLDSNLIAYRIFDLVEKDGPWLLLAASLAVFAMITLSLRSLRRAGLVAGPLYLGLACLPAAMHLYGLKLNFINAVVLPNLLAIAVDNAVHLYHRYREEGPGSLSHVVRTTGVAAVVATLSNAAGYGALLTARHPGLHSIGELALLGVGCSFLGTTVLFPSLLALLERRVPAAVAEDEGVLSSLPLPEGVEPEEDVRPSST; this is encoded by the coding sequence CTCCCCCGAGGAGCTGCGCCGCTTCGCCCAGGCGCTGGCGCCCCGGCTCGAGGCGCTGGAGGAGGTGCGCTACGTCGAGTACCGCTATGACACGCGCTTCTTCTCGGACCGGGCCCTCCTGTTGCTCTCCGCGCCGAAGCTCCAGGCGCTGCGCAAGGACCTGGAGGAGGCCGTGCGGCAGCACAAGCGCGCCGCCAACCCGCTCTACGTGGACCTGGGGGCGGAGACCACGCCGCCCCTGTCGTTCGAGGAGGTTGCCCGTCGGCACGCGCCGAAGCTCGGGGTGAGCGAGTACCTGAGCTCTCCGGATGGGCGGGAGCTGTACCTGTTCGTGAAGCCGGCGGGGCTCGCGGGAGACCTGGTCTTCGCCCAGCGGCTGGTGACGCGCGTGCGGGAGACGAGCGCCGAGGTGGCGCGTGGCTTCGCCGGGGTGAAGACGGACGCGACGGGCGCGCACGTGTTGCGGCTGGAGGAGGACCGGCGGATGCGCGAGGACCTCACGCGCGCCTCGCTCTTGTCGGGCATCATCGCGGCGCTCATCGTCGCGGTGTCGTGCCGGCGCCTCACGGCGCTGCTGGTGGTGGGAGCGCCCGTGGGCGTGGGCCTGCTCGTCACGTTCGCGATGGTGCAGGTGACCATCGGCTACCTCAACATCATCACCGGCTTCCTCGTGGCCATCCTCATCGGCCTGGGCATCGAGTACGGCCTGCACCTGGCGATGCGCTACGCCGAGGAGCGCCGGGGCCTGCCCGCCGAGGCGGCCCTGCGCGAGGCGGTGCAGGGCACGTGGGCGGGCGCGCTGACGTCGGCCAGCACCAACGCCGCCGCCTTCGCCGCGCTCACGCTCGCCGAGTTCCAGGCCTTCGCCCAGTTCGGGTGGATCGCCGCCGCGGGCGTGCTGTCCACGGTGCTGGCCACGTACCTGGTGGGCCCCTCGCTCATCGCGCTGGCCGAGCGGCTGCGGCCCCTGCGCGCGGCACAGCCCCTGCCGGCCCGGCCTCCGCGTCCGCCGCGGGGGCCCGTGCCCCGGTCCCTGCTGGTGGCCGTGGTCGTCGGGGTATGCGCGCTCGTGGCCTACTCGGCGTCGGTGGCGGGGTCCCTCGGCTTCGAGCCCGACATGCGCAAGCTGCGCGGGGAGTTTGCCGCCACCCGGCTGGACGACCACATCATCGCCCAGCTCGGACGGCGCCACGCGCCCACGGTGTTCCTCACGCCGGACGTGGCGCAGGCGGAGCGGCTCGCGAGCGCGCTGCGCGAGCTGGAGGCCCGCCACGGCGAGGACCGCATCTTCTCGGAGGTGGCGTCGCTCAGCGACTTCCTGCCGCGCACGGGCGCGGACGTGGAGGCCGAGCGCGCCACCCTGCGCGCCTTCGTGGACCGCCTGCCCGAGGCCGCTCGGGAATCGGAGAAGGTGCGTCCCGCGCTCGAGCGGCTGGAGGCGCTGCTCGCGGCGAAGCCCTATGGGGTGGAGGCGTTGCCCGCGGAGGTGCGCCGCCGCTTCACCGCGCTGGATGGCGAGGGCAGCTTCGTGATGGCCTTCAAGAACGAGTCGCTCTCCGACACGGACGCGCTGCACCGCTTCGGCGCGCAGATGGAGGAGTTGCGCGAGGTGGCGCGGGCGCGGGGCCTGGAGGTGCAGGTGCTCGACTCGAACCTCATCGCCTACCGCATCTTCGATCTGGTGGAGAAGGACGGCCCCTGGCTGCTGCTGGCGGCGAGCCTGGCGGTGTTCGCGATGATCACCCTGAGCCTGCGCAGCCTGCGCCGGGCGGGGTTGGTGGCGGGGCCGTTGTACCTGGGGCTCGCGTGCCTGCCGGCGGCGATGCACCTGTACGGGCTCAAGCTCAACTTCATCAACGCCGTGGTGCTGCCCAACCTGCTGGCCATCGCCGTGGACAACGCGGTGCACCTCTACCACCGCTACCGCGAGGAGGGGCCGGGCTCGCTGTCCCACGTGGTGCGCACCACGGGCGTGGCGGCGGTGGTGGCCACGCTCTCCAACGCGGCGGGCTACGGCGCGCTGCTCACGGCGCGCCACCCGGGGCTGCACTCCATCGGAGAGCTGGCGCTGTTGGGCGTGGGCTGCTCGTTCCTGGGGACGACGGTGCTCTTCCCCTCGCTGCTCGCGCTGCTGGAGCGCCGTGTGCCGGCCGCCGTGGCGGAGGACGAGGGCGTGCTCTCGTCCCTGCCGCTGCCCGAGGGGGTGGAGCCGGAGGAAGACGTCCGGCCTTCCTCGACCTGA
- a CDS encoding indole-3-glycerol phosphate synthase TrpC encodes MSAPVPPTDKLEAIFARKRRELAARGPRVAEHPRPPGRDFAAALTRHRPGLPINVIAEVKRRSPSGGDFPHTDLVSVARGYEAAGACAISVLTDDVDFGGSLEDLLQVRAAVSVPVLRKDFLVAPQEIEESAALGADAILLIADALEDGALAEMVATARACRVAALVEAHTQEHAERALQAGAELVGINNRNLATLRTDIATALRVIPLLRGRAKTFVAESGLKTHEDFVAARSAGADAVLVGESLLRAPHPGEALARLLTPGKTT; translated from the coding sequence ATGAGCGCGCCCGTGCCTCCCACCGACAAGCTCGAGGCCATCTTCGCGCGCAAGCGCCGGGAGCTCGCCGCGCGCGGGCCCCGAGTGGCCGAGCATCCCCGTCCCCCCGGGCGGGACTTCGCCGCCGCCCTCACCCGGCACCGTCCGGGCCTGCCCATCAACGTCATCGCCGAGGTGAAGCGCCGCAGCCCCTCGGGCGGTGACTTCCCGCACACGGACCTGGTCTCCGTGGCACGGGGCTACGAGGCCGCGGGCGCCTGCGCCATCAGCGTGCTCACCGACGACGTGGACTTCGGCGGGAGCCTCGAGGATCTGCTCCAGGTGCGCGCGGCCGTGTCCGTGCCCGTGCTGCGCAAGGACTTCCTCGTGGCGCCCCAGGAGATCGAGGAGAGCGCGGCGCTGGGCGCGGACGCGATCCTGCTCATCGCGGACGCGCTGGAGGATGGCGCCCTCGCGGAGATGGTGGCCACGGCCAGGGCGTGCCGGGTGGCGGCGCTCGTCGAGGCCCACACCCAGGAGCACGCCGAGCGAGCGCTCCAGGCGGGCGCGGAGCTGGTGGGCATCAACAACCGCAACCTCGCCACGCTGCGCACGGACATCGCCACCGCCCTGCGGGTCATCCCGCTCTTGCGCGGCCGGGCCAAGACATTCGTGGCCGAGAGTGGCCTCAAGACGCACGAGGACTTCGTGGCGGCCCGGTCGGCGGGCGCGGACGCGGTGCTCGTGGGGGAATCCCTCCTGCGCGCGCCCCATCCGGGTGAGGCGCTGGCGCGGCTGCTGACGCCTGGGAAGACGACATGA
- the trpD gene encoding anthranilate phosphoribosyltransferase, translating to MTLKEALSRVAHRRDLTREEMASVMGQMLAGEATPAQVGGLAVALRMKGETEDELLGAAEAMRACATRIHPRSEVVLDTCGTGGDGANTFNISTAVALVAAGAGVTVAKHGNRAVSSRCGSSDVLAALGVPMDRSHEQVTHDIDAHGVGFLFAPSHHSALRHVAPSRRELGLHTIFNLLGPLTNPAGARYQLLGTFAGERLEQTARVLSRLGSRRAWVVHGRDGLDELSPCTASDVAELREDGSVRLFTLHPEDAGLERVPPESIIGGDVEDNARRFQALLAGERSGVRTAVVLNTAAALVVVGKAANLKEGAMRAVESLDSGAAASKLASLVKGGAA from the coding sequence ATGACGCTCAAGGAAGCGCTGAGCCGGGTCGCCCACCGACGCGACCTGACGCGCGAGGAAATGGCCTCGGTGATGGGTCAGATGCTCGCGGGAGAAGCAACGCCCGCCCAGGTGGGCGGCCTCGCGGTCGCGTTGCGCATGAAGGGTGAGACGGAAGACGAGCTGCTCGGGGCGGCCGAGGCCATGCGCGCGTGCGCCACGCGCATCCATCCGCGCTCCGAGGTGGTGCTCGACACCTGCGGCACGGGTGGCGATGGCGCCAACACCTTCAACATCTCCACCGCCGTGGCCCTCGTGGCCGCGGGAGCGGGGGTGACGGTGGCCAAGCACGGCAACCGGGCGGTGTCCTCGCGCTGTGGCAGCTCGGACGTGCTCGCGGCCCTGGGCGTCCCCATGGACCGCTCGCACGAGCAGGTGACGCATGACATCGACGCGCACGGGGTGGGCTTTCTCTTCGCGCCCTCGCACCACAGCGCCCTGCGCCACGTGGCGCCGAGCCGGCGTGAACTCGGCCTGCACACCATCTTCAACCTGCTGGGCCCGCTGACCAACCCCGCGGGCGCGCGCTATCAGCTGCTCGGCACCTTCGCCGGGGAGCGCCTGGAGCAGACGGCGCGCGTGCTCTCGCGGCTGGGCAGCCGCAGGGCCTGGGTGGTGCACGGCCGCGACGGGCTGGACGAGCTATCGCCGTGCACGGCCTCGGACGTGGCGGAACTGCGCGAGGACGGCTCGGTGCGCCTGTTCACCCTCCACCCCGAGGACGCGGGGCTCGAGCGCGTGCCGCCCGAGTCCATCATCGGCGGAGACGTGGAGGACAACGCCCGGCGCTTCCAGGCGCTGCTCGCGGGAGAGCGCTCCGGAGTGCGCACCGCCGTGGTGCTCAACACCGCGGCGGCGCTCGTGGTGGTGGGCAAGGCGGCCAACCTGAAGGAAGGCGCCATGCGGGCGGTGGAGTCGCTCGACTCCGGTGCCGCGGCTTCCAAGCTGGCGTCGCTCGTGAAGGGCGGTGCGGCATGA
- a CDS encoding SMI1/KNR4 family protein — translation MSTRILDDLGPLATSALDDAEQQLGVRLPADYRAFMLQHNGGRPEPDRFDISWQASQAAAAAGKSSLLSWFFSIYEEREENLLVANRVDFRGRLPSGTVAIGRDPGGNLLLLRTTGSRVGEVLYWLREMEAEEGTTPTEDNVGFVADSFDDFLANRLH, via the coding sequence ATGAGCACACGGATTCTTGATGACCTGGGGCCTTTGGCCACTTCGGCGCTCGATGACGCCGAGCAGCAGCTCGGTGTGCGCCTGCCAGCCGATTATCGCGCCTTCATGCTGCAACACAACGGCGGCCGCCCGGAGCCGGACCGCTTCGACATCAGCTGGCAAGCGAGCCAAGCCGCTGCCGCGGCCGGCAAGAGTTCGCTGTTGTCCTGGTTCTTTTCTATTTATGAGGAACGGGAGGAGAACCTTCTGGTGGCGAACCGCGTCGATTTTCGCGGCCGCTTGCCGTCCGGCACCGTCGCGATCGGACGCGACCCGGGTGGCAATCTGCTATTGCTGCGCACGACTGGTTCGCGGGTGGGTGAGGTGCTTTACTGGCTGCGCGAAATGGAAGCCGAGGAAGGCACAACACCGACCGAGGACAACGTCGGCTTTGTCGCCGACAGCTTCGATGACTTTCTTGCCAACCGTCTGCACTGA
- the trpA gene encoding tryptophan synthase subunit alpha has product MSGAIADAFARAKARGEGALVAYAMAGDPDLPRSVDVFAACVEGGADILEIGVAFSDPIADGPVIQGASERALKAGSTLRRVLDEVVPAVRERCPQTPLVVMTYVNVIMALGEERYAKLARERGVSGTILPDLPPEESVDLRQAFDREGVELIPLCAPTTSPKRAESIAKDARGFVYCVSVAGVTGMRSQLPADLSERLELVRRVSPVPVVAGFGISSAEQARVVGAHADGVVVGSAIVRAAQADGPSAARQVCADIKRGLKR; this is encoded by the coding sequence ATGAGCGGGGCAATCGCGGACGCATTCGCCCGGGCCAAGGCCCGTGGAGAGGGCGCGCTGGTGGCGTACGCCATGGCGGGAGACCCGGACCTTCCCCGCTCGGTGGACGTGTTCGCCGCGTGCGTGGAGGGCGGCGCGGACATCCTGGAGATTGGCGTGGCGTTCAGCGACCCAATCGCCGACGGCCCCGTCATCCAGGGCGCCTCCGAGCGCGCGCTCAAGGCTGGCTCCACGCTGCGGCGCGTGCTGGACGAGGTGGTGCCCGCCGTGCGCGAGCGCTGCCCCCAGACGCCGCTCGTGGTGATGACCTACGTCAACGTCATCATGGCCCTGGGCGAGGAGCGCTACGCGAAGCTCGCCCGGGAGCGCGGCGTGTCGGGCACCATCCTGCCAGACCTGCCGCCCGAGGAGAGCGTCGACCTCCGCCAGGCGTTCGACCGCGAGGGAGTGGAGCTCATCCCCCTGTGCGCGCCCACCACGTCGCCCAAGCGGGCGGAGAGCATCGCCAAGGACGCGCGGGGCTTCGTCTACTGCGTGTCGGTGGCGGGCGTGACGGGCATGCGCTCGCAGCTCCCGGCGGACCTGTCCGAGCGCCTGGAGCTGGTGCGCCGCGTGTCCCCGGTGCCGGTGGTGGCCGGCTTCGGCATCTCCTCGGCCGAGCAGGCCCGGGTGGTGGGCGCCCACGCGGATGGCGTCGTGGTGGGCAGCGCCATCGTGCGCGCCGCCCAGGCGGATGGGCCCTCCGCGGCCCGTCAGGTGTGCGCCGACATCAAGCGCGGCCTCAAGCGCTGA
- a CDS encoding NAD(P)/FAD-dependent oxidoreductase, producing the protein MGTSREARAVGKPDVIVVGAGLAGLTCARLLHQAKVKVRVLEAGDGVGGRVRTDAVDGFLLDRGFQVFLTAYPEPPRWLDYRALELRRFFPGARVWRKGGMHLVADPFRRPLHAALHAFNPVGSFTDKLHVLDLWKQAQAGSVEEVFQRPQKTSREYLRDVGFSDAMLEGFLQPFFGGIFLEKALSTSSRMLEFVFRMFATGATVVPARGMGALSAQLAAKLPEGTLKLNTPVEEVFGHRVRLASGAREDCDAVVVATDAPAAAELLPGMPSRRMNAVTCLYFSAPEPPVRGPYLVLNGEGRGPVNNLAVMSEVAPEYAPAGQALVSVSVLEPVEDAASLEARVREQLTEWFGGGVKGWRHLRTYELPQALPEQSPESWEDSPRRVRLSPGLYACGDYRENGSIDGAMTSGRRAAEALLRDWELDPP; encoded by the coding sequence ATGGGGACTTCGAGGGAGGCTCGAGCCGTGGGCAAGCCGGACGTCATCGTGGTGGGGGCGGGGCTGGCGGGGTTGACGTGTGCGCGGCTGCTTCACCAGGCGAAAGTGAAGGTGCGCGTGCTGGAGGCGGGGGATGGGGTGGGGGGCCGGGTGCGCACGGACGCGGTGGACGGCTTCCTGCTGGATCGAGGCTTCCAGGTGTTCCTCACCGCCTACCCGGAGCCTCCCCGGTGGTTGGACTACCGGGCACTCGAGCTGCGGCGCTTCTTCCCCGGGGCGCGGGTCTGGCGCAAGGGAGGAATGCACCTGGTGGCGGATCCCTTCCGCCGGCCGCTGCACGCCGCGCTGCATGCCTTCAATCCCGTGGGCTCGTTCACCGACAAGTTGCACGTTCTCGACTTGTGGAAGCAGGCGCAGGCCGGCTCGGTGGAGGAGGTGTTCCAGCGCCCGCAGAAGACGTCGCGGGAGTACCTGCGCGACGTGGGCTTCTCCGACGCGATGCTGGAGGGTTTCCTCCAGCCCTTCTTCGGCGGCATCTTCCTGGAGAAGGCGCTGAGCACCTCGAGCCGCATGCTGGAGTTCGTCTTCCGGATGTTCGCCACCGGGGCCACGGTGGTGCCCGCGCGGGGCATGGGGGCGCTCTCCGCGCAGCTCGCCGCGAAGCTGCCCGAGGGCACGTTGAAGCTGAACACGCCGGTGGAGGAGGTCTTCGGGCACCGGGTGCGGCTGGCGTCGGGGGCGCGCGAGGACTGTGACGCGGTGGTGGTGGCCACGGACGCGCCCGCGGCGGCGGAGCTCCTGCCCGGCATGCCCTCGCGGCGGATGAACGCGGTGACGTGCCTGTACTTCTCCGCCCCCGAGCCGCCCGTGCGCGGGCCCTACCTGGTGCTCAACGGGGAGGGGCGTGGGCCGGTGAACAACCTCGCGGTGATGAGCGAGGTGGCACCCGAGTACGCCCCCGCCGGGCAGGCCCTCGTCTCGGTGTCGGTGCTGGAGCCGGTGGAGGACGCGGCGTCCCTGGAGGCGCGCGTGCGCGAGCAGCTCACGGAGTGGTTTGGCGGAGGCGTGAAGGGGTGGCGGCATCTGCGCACGTATGAGCTTCCCCAGGCCCTGCCGGAGCAGTCGCCCGAGTCGTGGGAGGACTCCCCTCGGCGGGTGCGGCTGTCGCCCGGGCTGTATGCCTGTGGGGACTACCGGGAGAATGGCTCCATCGACGGGGCGATGACGTCGGGACGGCGCGCGGCCGAGGCCCTGCTGCGCGACTGGGAGCTGGACCCGCCATGA
- the trpB gene encoding tryptophan synthase subunit beta — protein sequence MDTKTAPGRFGRYGGRYVPETLVPAHQELELAYAEAQKDPSFGEQVAQVLREFVGRETPLTPARRLTALWGGAEVWLKREDLAHTGAHKINNTIGQVLLAKRMGKKRIIAETGAGQHGVATATACALFGLPCEVYMGALDVERQSLNVFRMKALGATVHPVESGSRTLKDAMNEAMRVWVAQIHDTHYVIGSAAGPHPYPTIVRDFQSVIGKEVRTQSIVAFGQLPDAIIACIGGGSNAIGILHPFIGDKNVRLVGVEAGGHGLDSGQHGASLTLGTEGVLHGSRSLVLQDEHGQIIEAHSISAGLDYPGVGPELAYLAKTGRVEVRTATDDEALKAFYEVCRNEGILPALESSHAFARAGELARELGKGKYLVINCSGRGDKDVATIAARGVPPAIRLEGA from the coding sequence ATGGACACGAAAACCGCCCCGGGCCGCTTTGGCCGTTACGGCGGCCGTTACGTGCCGGAGACGTTGGTGCCGGCGCATCAGGAGTTGGAGCTCGCCTACGCCGAGGCCCAGAAGGATCCGTCCTTTGGCGAGCAGGTGGCGCAGGTGCTGCGCGAGTTCGTCGGGCGCGAGACGCCGCTGACGCCCGCGCGCCGGCTCACCGCGCTGTGGGGCGGCGCCGAGGTGTGGCTCAAGCGCGAGGACCTGGCGCACACGGGCGCGCACAAAATCAACAACACCATCGGCCAGGTGCTGCTGGCCAAGCGCATGGGCAAGAAGCGCATCATCGCGGAGACGGGCGCGGGCCAGCACGGCGTGGCCACCGCCACCGCGTGTGCCCTCTTCGGCCTGCCCTGCGAGGTGTACATGGGCGCGCTGGACGTGGAGCGCCAGTCGCTCAACGTCTTCCGCATGAAGGCCCTGGGCGCCACGGTGCACCCGGTGGAGTCGGGCTCGCGCACCCTCAAGGACGCGATGAACGAGGCCATGCGCGTGTGGGTGGCGCAGATTCATGACACCCACTACGTCATCGGCAGCGCGGCCGGGCCCCACCCCTACCCCACCATCGTCCGCGACTTCCAATCCGTCATCGGCAAGGAAGTGCGCACCCAGTCGATCGTCGCCTTCGGCCAGCTTCCCGACGCCATCATCGCGTGCATCGGCGGCGGCTCGAACGCCATCGGCATCCTCCACCCCTTCATCGGCGACAAGAACGTGCGGCTCGTCGGCGTGGAGGCCGGTGGCCACGGGCTCGACTCGGGCCAGCATGGCGCGTCCCTGACGCTGGGCACCGAGGGCGTGCTGCATGGCTCGCGCTCGCTGGTGCTCCAGGACGAGCACGGGCAGATCATCGAAGCGCACTCCATCTCCGCGGGCCTGGACTACCCGGGCGTGGGGCCGGAGCTGGCGTACCTGGCGAAGACGGGGCGGGTGGAGGTGCGCACCGCCACGGACGACGAGGCGCTCAAGGCCTTCTACGAGGTGTGCCGCAACGAGGGCATCCTCCCCGCGCTCGAGTCCTCGCACGCCTTCGCGCGCGCGGGGGAGCTGGCGCGCGAGCTGGGCAAGGGCAAGTACCTGGTCATCAATTGTTCGGGCCGCGGAGACAAGGACGTGGCCACCATCGCGGCGCGGGGCGTGCCTCCGGCCATCCGTCTGGAGGGAGCATGA
- a CDS encoding phosphoribosylanthranilate isomerase, whose translation MSTRVKICGLTRVEDARMAWAAGADALGLNFYARSPRYVTPEVAAALARTRPALGAVVGVFVNESPDVIRARVRDCGLTAVQLHGDEPPEACSGYGVPVIKALRIRGPEDVERARAYVGVGDVATLLLDGAAPGYGGGGVGFDWSLVARLTDAGVPVLVAGGLNPGNVRDAVRATRAYGVDVASGVESSPGIKDADAVRAFVRAVKSTFSE comes from the coding sequence ATGAGCACACGGGTGAAGATCTGCGGGCTCACCCGCGTGGAGGACGCGCGCATGGCGTGGGCCGCGGGCGCGGACGCGCTGGGGCTCAACTTCTACGCGCGCTCGCCCCGGTACGTGACGCCCGAGGTGGCGGCGGCCCTGGCGCGCACCCGGCCCGCGTTGGGCGCGGTGGTGGGCGTCTTCGTCAACGAGTCCCCCGACGTCATCCGCGCCCGGGTGCGTGACTGCGGGCTCACGGCGGTGCAGCTGCACGGAGACGAGCCACCCGAGGCCTGCTCGGGCTACGGCGTGCCCGTCATCAAGGCCCTGCGCATCCGGGGCCCCGAGGACGTGGAGCGGGCGCGCGCCTACGTGGGCGTGGGCGACGTGGCGACGCTGCTCCTGGACGGAGCGGCGCCGGGCTACGGCGGAGGCGGCGTGGGCTTCGACTGGTCGCTGGTGGCGAGGCTGACGGACGCGGGCGTGCCGGTGCTGGTGGCCGGCGGGCTGAATCCGGGCAACGTGCGCGACGCCGTGCGCGCCACGCGGGCCTACGGAGTGGATGTGGCGAGCGGGGTGGAGTCGAGCCCCGGTATCAAGGACGCGGACGCGGTGCGTGCCTTCGTGCGCGCCGTGAAGAGCACCTTTTCGGAGTGA
- a CDS encoding CPBP family intramembrane glutamic endopeptidase, translating to MTMNEPTRGAHPGWLVASAVGVVGWTALVRWNPPHFFAWAALYCALWMAVSVLALGREGRARLVPRGEDVLWGVTFAGVLYVGSRGVLWALCGGFSRVLCEPLLDVYTGFGRGGWLSAVTLALLIAPAEEVFWRGVVQGALRPRMGARGCVVVAAALSSLLLLFFKEPLLALAAFPTSLAWGLLAEWRRGLLAPWVSHALWDVLIIVLLPVV from the coding sequence ATGACGATGAATGAACCGACGCGGGGTGCGCATCCGGGCTGGCTCGTGGCCTCGGCGGTGGGCGTGGTGGGGTGGACCGCCCTGGTGCGCTGGAACCCTCCCCACTTCTTCGCGTGGGCCGCGCTCTACTGCGCGCTCTGGATGGCCGTCTCGGTGCTGGCGCTCGGCCGGGAGGGGCGGGCGCGGCTGGTGCCCCGGGGCGAGGACGTGCTGTGGGGCGTGACGTTCGCGGGCGTGCTGTACGTGGGCTCGCGCGGCGTGTTGTGGGCGCTGTGCGGAGGCTTCTCGCGGGTGCTCTGCGAGCCCCTGCTGGATGTTTATACGGGCTTTGGCCGGGGCGGGTGGCTCTCCGCGGTGACGCTGGCGCTGCTCATCGCCCCCGCCGAGGAGGTGTTCTGGCGTGGGGTGGTGCAGGGCGCCCTGCGGCCGAGGATGGGCGCCCGGGGCTGCGTCGTGGTGGCCGCCGCCCTGTCGAGCCTCCTGCTGCTCTTCTTCAAGGAGCCCCTGCTGGCGCTCGCGGCGTTTCCCACCTCGCTCGCCTGGGGCCTGCTCGCCGAGTGGCGCCGTGGCCTGCTGGCCCCGTGGGTGAGCCACGCGCTCTGGGATGTGCTCATCATCGTGCTGTTGCCAGTCGTCTGA